One Bdellovibrionales bacterium CG10_big_fil_rev_8_21_14_0_10_45_34 genomic region harbors:
- a CDS encoding peptidyl-prolyl cis-trans isomerase — translation MFAIFDTSKGKIKIELFEGYAPKTVANFIGLASGTKEFTNPKTGKKEKSPFYDGLIFHRVIPGFMIQGGCPLGTGTGGPGYTFEDETKGNPKKHTKPGILSMANAGPNTNGSQFFLTVAETPWLDGKHTVFGEVVEGMDVVNNISKVSRDPRDKPLEDVKLNSVKIERE, via the coding sequence GTGTTTGCAATATTCGATACTTCAAAAGGTAAAATTAAAATTGAATTGTTCGAGGGTTACGCCCCTAAGACAGTGGCTAACTTTATTGGCCTAGCTTCTGGAACAAAAGAGTTTACCAATCCTAAGACAGGTAAAAAAGAAAAGTCTCCCTTTTATGATGGTTTGATTTTTCACCGAGTTATTCCCGGATTTATGATTCAGGGCGGTTGCCCGCTAGGAACCGGAACTGGTGGGCCGGGCTACACTTTTGAAGATGAAACGAAGGGTAACCCCAAAAAGCACACCAAGCCTGGTATTCTCTCAATGGCAAATGCCGGACCAAACACCAACGGGAGTCAGTTTTTTCTCACAGTTGCAGAAACTCCTTGGTTAGATGGCAAGCACACCGTTTTCGGAGAGGTTGTTGAGGGGATGGATGTGGTTAATAATATATCAAAAGTCTCTCGTGATCCTCGCGACAAACCGCTAGAGGATGTCAAACTTAACTCCGTAAAGATCGAACGAGAATAG
- the tolQ gene encoding protein TolQ yields the protein MDYSVWDSLLHASLVVQLTLLTLAIMSVISWAIFFAKRKQLDTAEEGNTLFSDLFWKARSLDEVDEKADRFATSPIAKMFKSGFSELNRLADSKGDSTKTSVPKLTGSDNVARALTRSMDIEISNLEKRLSFLATTGSTAPFIGLFGTVWGIMSAFHNIGKTGAASLAVVAPGISEALVATAIGLAAAIPAVVTYNHFVARLKRIELQMSNFSSDFQNIVRRNFFVDEK from the coding sequence ATGGACTACTCAGTTTGGGATTCCCTGCTTCACGCAAGTCTCGTTGTACAATTAACTTTGCTAACACTTGCGATTATGTCAGTGATTTCTTGGGCAATATTTTTTGCTAAAAGAAAACAATTGGATACTGCCGAAGAAGGAAACACGCTATTTTCTGACTTGTTTTGGAAGGCCCGATCCTTAGATGAAGTTGACGAAAAAGCGGATCGATTTGCTACGAGTCCGATTGCAAAGATGTTCAAATCTGGCTTTAGCGAGTTGAATCGTCTTGCGGATTCAAAAGGGGATTCTACCAAGACATCTGTACCTAAGTTAACTGGCTCAGACAACGTGGCACGTGCGCTCACAAGATCAATGGATATTGAAATTTCTAATTTAGAAAAGCGCCTAAGTTTTCTGGCGACGACTGGAAGCACGGCCCCTTTTATTGGTTTGTTTGGAACCGTTTGGGGAATCATGTCTGCGTTTCACAATATTGGAAAGACCGGAGCCGCCAGTCTGGCAGTTGTGGCACCGGGAATTTCTGAAGCGTTGGTGGCTACGGCAATTGGACTCGCGGCAGCCATTCCGGCCGTGGTGACGTACAACCATTTCGTAGCGCGGCTGAAAAGAATTGAGCTTCAAATGTCTAATTTTTCTTCTGACTTTCAAAACATTGTTCGCCGTAATTTCTTTGTGGACGAGAAGTAA
- a CDS encoding translocation protein TolB, producing the protein MLELFRTKCQRPALIALSTIVSVAALPIAGQAADVYINVGEANFKKSLMALPECKYLGAAEKPSSAKSISLDLSSTLLNDLDSTGYFQFVKQDAYLEDPEKVGLKPAPGESNGFKYENWSKIGTEFLIRCGFSVIKGQITLKAFLYDVKKAKSIVAKEYSGPEDKVRKVAHTFANDVVEGLTGKPGYFLTRIVVGSDRGGNSWKEIYIMDWDAKNPKQITRHKSIALSPNWSPEGKKVAYTAYVVHTKSKKRNADLFTYEIFTGKRELISSRPGINSGAAFSPDGKHIFMTISQAGSPDIFRVGSSGDGLKQITKGPAGAMYVEPAVSPDGKKIAFSSDRSGKPMVYTMDIDGTNMKRITFAGKYNASPSWSPDGKKIAFAGFDKDHFDVFVMNADGTNMVRLTTEKKINGKMSNNEDPAFSPDGRQVMFVSDRTKNKQIYLINADGTNERRLTVDKHNYFKPKWSWVND; encoded by the coding sequence ATACTCGAATTATTTAGGACGAAATGCCAACGGCCCGCACTTATAGCTCTTTCAACTATCGTGAGCGTTGCAGCTCTACCCATTGCAGGGCAGGCTGCGGATGTTTACATTAACGTTGGAGAGGCAAACTTCAAAAAAAGCTTAATGGCCCTTCCTGAGTGCAAATACTTAGGCGCCGCCGAAAAACCGTCGTCGGCTAAATCTATCAGTTTGGATCTCTCAAGTACGCTTCTCAACGATTTAGATTCGACAGGTTACTTTCAATTTGTAAAACAAGATGCTTACCTGGAGGACCCAGAAAAAGTGGGTCTTAAGCCAGCTCCTGGTGAAAGCAACGGTTTTAAGTATGAAAACTGGTCAAAAATCGGCACAGAATTTTTGATACGCTGTGGGTTTAGCGTGATAAAGGGGCAGATTACTTTGAAGGCTTTTCTTTATGACGTGAAAAAAGCCAAATCTATTGTGGCGAAGGAGTATTCCGGGCCAGAGGATAAAGTTCGAAAAGTGGCTCACACTTTTGCGAATGATGTGGTGGAAGGGCTTACCGGGAAGCCAGGATATTTCTTAACCCGAATTGTTGTTGGCTCAGACCGCGGCGGAAACAGCTGGAAAGAAATTTACATAATGGATTGGGATGCCAAAAACCCAAAACAAATAACTCGGCACAAGTCTATTGCGCTTTCACCAAACTGGTCACCAGAAGGTAAGAAAGTTGCCTACACCGCCTATGTCGTTCATACAAAAAGTAAAAAAAGGAATGCCGATTTATTCACCTACGAAATCTTCACTGGCAAGAGAGAGCTCATTTCTTCAAGGCCGGGTATCAATTCGGGGGCGGCGTTTAGCCCGGATGGCAAGCATATCTTTATGACCATATCTCAGGCTGGTAGCCCCGATATTTTTCGCGTCGGTTCAAGTGGCGACGGTCTAAAGCAAATCACAAAAGGACCAGCTGGGGCTATGTATGTGGAGCCCGCAGTGTCTCCCGATGGTAAGAAAATTGCTTTTTCATCTGATAGAAGCGGAAAACCAATGGTCTACACCATGGATATCGACGGAACAAACATGAAGAGAATCACGTTTGCGGGTAAATACAATGCATCGCCAAGTTGGTCCCCAGATGGAAAGAAAATAGCGTTTGCGGGATTTGATAAAGATCACTTTGATGTCTTCGTGATGAATGCGGACGGGACAAATATGGTGCGCCTCACCACAGAGAAGAAAATAAATGGTAAGATGTCAAACAATGAAGACCCTGCCTTTTCGCCCGATGGCAGGCAGGTGATGTTTGTGAGCGACCGAACGAAAAATAAGCAGATTTACTTGATAAATGCTGATGGAACCAATGAGCGGCGCCTCACTGTAGACAAGCACAATTATTTTAAACCCAAATGGTCATGGGTAAATGATTAA
- the tolR gene encoding protein TolR produces the protein MGMSASGGGKSRVTINEINVTPLVDVMLVLLIIFMVTAPMMQQGIEVDLPETANTGVTVNDEPFVLVVQSNGRILAGEAHIEIGQLRKKLAAIFATRKNKQVYLQADRKVDYGVVAEVMGEIKSAGISQIGLITLPKTDL, from the coding sequence ATGGGAATGAGTGCTTCAGGAGGCGGAAAATCCAGAGTGACTATCAACGAGATCAACGTGACTCCTCTCGTAGATGTCATGCTTGTTTTGTTGATTATTTTTATGGTCACGGCTCCGATGATGCAGCAGGGGATTGAAGTAGATCTTCCAGAAACAGCGAATACGGGCGTGACTGTTAACGATGAACCGTTTGTGCTTGTTGTGCAAAGTAACGGACGGATCCTTGCCGGTGAAGCTCACATAGAGATCGGGCAGCTCCGAAAAAAGCTTGCGGCTATATTTGCCACAAGAAAAAATAAGCAGGTTTACCTTCAAGCTGATCGTAAAGTTGACTATGGCGTAGTGGCAGAAGTGATGGGCGAAATTAAGTCTGCCGGGATTTCACAGATTGGACTCATCACACTTCCGAAGACAGATTTATAA